The Setaria viridis chromosome 6, Setaria_viridis_v4.0, whole genome shotgun sequence genome includes the window AAAGGTAGGGTTCCATTATAAATTCCTTAGGAGTTCTTGGAAACATGATGATCTGTTTCAAGTTCAAGTAGCATTGTTCTTGTCACAGAAAAAATATTGCTTTTATACTCTTGATTGTTCAAAATAGCTCGGTGACTTCAAGCTCAGTGTGctgcatccttttttttttaaccacaAAAGCTCCTGAGGTCCCCTTTATTAAGGGAAGGAAAAGGACAATTGTCGAGAACGTGCATTGCACGTGTTTGATCAAGAGAACTGGGAAACAAAGCCACGAAGTCCAGAACTGTTCAAGTGTTTcattaaggaaaaaaaagacaaatgaTATGGCATGGTGGAGGGATCAGTGAAGAAAGTGGTTATTAGGCTTGAATCAGATTGGGTAGTGAGTGTTAAGGGTGATGGATCACCCTCCTTGCAATGTTGGTGTTCCTACCCAGCCATGACAGGAAGTCAGGAGGCTTTGACCTGACTGAAACTTTGAGGAGCAGCAAACCTTGGTACTGAGCAGCTTTATACATTGAGACGTCTAACCAACATGCAAATCTAATCCCTTATCTTATGAAACATTTCAATCTACTTATCTCTTGATTGCTGACCAATCCTCATGTGTCTGATTGGGCAAAATAATTAGGACATTGGTGTTGTCAGATTGTTTCAATAATTACACCGATCCATTTCCGAAAAAGTACATGTTCACTAGTATTTTCTTACAAAATCATGGTACTTAAGTGTAGGCAATGAAAAGCAGTTAATTCATGAGTAGGACAATGCAGTCATAGCGTCTACTTCTCCAAAGTTTGAGACTGACATTTAATGCTTCTAATTAGTGTACTCAGTTCAAAACTGAATGTAACATAATTAGTTTTGAAATACACATGATCATTTTCCACCCAATGGTTTTTGGCTTGTCTAATCAGAATATTCAGATTCTCTATGCGTACCAACTGTCATATGATGAACATTGATATAGACAGGTTAAGCTAACTGTAAAAGTTGCAATTTTGTGGTTAAGGATCATCCTATTGGTGCTTACAATGATCTACTTTGGTGGGATCAGAGCTCATTTGGCTGTATTTTATATGACAGTATActatggccttgtttagttcctaattCGGGattggcaaaattggcattttgccataaatgcgcaactgtagcgttttgtttgtatttgtgaattattgtccaaatattgactaattaggctcaaaagattcgtctcgtaaagtacaacaaaactgtgcaattagtttttaatttcgtctacatttagtactccatgcatgtaccgcaagtttgatgtgatggggaatcttctttttgcatagtgtcaaagttgggagtttggaggcaACTAAACATAGCCTATATTATGTTCCCTATGATGTTTGAGTGTTTCAATGATTACATCAATCTATTCCCCCGAAAagacatgtttgcttgtattcttaggcctggtttggttcatttgcttatttttaagcacccgtcacatcgaatgtttagatactaattaggagtattaaacgtagactatttacaaaatccattacataagtggaggctaaacggcgagacgaatctattaagcctaattagtccataatttgacaatgtgttgctacagtaaatatttgctaatgatggattaattaggcttaataggttcgtctcgctgtttagcctccacttatgtaatgggttttgtaaatagcctacgtttaatactcctaattagtatctaaatattgatgtgacacttgcttaaaaataagctaGGGAACCAATCACCCCCTTACAAAAGCAATGTCCCGTGGTCCTGGAATTGAAAAGTAATTGACTTGTAGTAAAATATCTATTTCAGTTGCCTAGCTACCTGATGCATTTCCCTTCAGAGACATACATTGTCAGTTCGATTCTATATGACAGAAAAAGGTTCACTGCTGATTTTATCATCGTTACCACCAGTCCCTCTGTAGTGTTGGTTCTATATGTTGAAACTACTTCACTGCTGATTCTATGATTGATACCACTGGTCCACTGTTCAACTACCATTGTACCAAATTTCAGCGTAACCTGACAAACATCCCTGCCAAAGTTATTACTAGTAACTTACAGTTTTGAAATGCTCCATATATACTGCTTAAATCATTCTGGCAGTCTGAAACCTCGAGCAATTTTCAGTCGTTCCCCTTTCCCATGATGTAATGTAGCTTTTTACGGACACATGTTTAACTATGTTATCATAATCTGGTATTCATGGATGCCTAGTCAGGTTGCCCTATGGATGTTAAAACTGTTATAGAATGTTGAGAACCATGGCTTCAATGTTAATACTAGTGCATATTTAGTTGTCACATGAAAATGGCTAGTTTATTCCCACAACGAGCCATTTCAATTGGGATATCAGTGCCTCCTTATGGTTAAGGAGATTGTGTTACACTCCCAAAAAAAGTCTCAGTACTTTTGCCTACTTTCCTGTGTTTTCACATTTACAGGGTGAATGACAAGAGCATTGGCATATTCTTGCGCTATGCATTCACCAGTAGGTACAAAGAGGTTCTAAGCAAGTCTCACAGTTCTTCCACAATGACAGTGCCCAAGTTTGTACCACGCCTTACCAAAGAAGAAACTCGCGGTAAGCAAGCATCTCGTGTTATACTTGTCCTCCTGCTATTGTCAACAaactacaaaaaaaaattctgcaaTACACTGACAGACTCGTTATGTTTTCATCAAGTGTTTGAATCTGCTAGGGAATCAATGGCTGCTTTCAAGAAATGGCGTGCTGGTGGTGTGAGGTTGCAAAAGGCAACCATCCTtggcaggaagaggaagacaaaACTGCTTGATGGGCCTTCTACTCCCTGAACCTGTAGGTTTAAGGTCTCCATAGAATGGAGTGCTTCAGCAGTTTACCTGATATGTTCATTTATGTTCACTGATTTGAGCTGTAAAAAAAGAAGGCTAACGGCATTTTTATAGTTCTTGTAGTCTGGTCCACCTTCGGTGCACATCTCTTTAGCCTGACAGGACAAACGACAGCAGCTCTGATCAGTTCATGGTGTAAGAAAACCGAATGCTGTTATATCACCATCTACTGTTGGAGTTTCAAGAGTTTGTTTGGAGGGAGCAAATATGTAAGAGTCTTAACTGGGTATCTAGCAGGCTTTTGCAGTTTCAAGTTTGAGTATGCTTGGAGGCAGTCTGGGATAAGTTTATAACATGTTTAAAGTGAAGGAGACCGGGATGAGAATGAGTCGATAATAATGCTATGGTAACTTGTTTGCCCAAATTTATTATGGTCGCAAATGGTTGTTAGTCCTTTTCTCAGGATTATAAGCTGCTTATTTATATGGAAAAATAATCACTATCTATAAAGTAGGAGTAGCGGTTAAGTGTTGCTGCAGGACGAGGCTCAAGAGCTTTGGGCCATGCTTGATTTGAAGCTTTGCATACATGATGCCTTGGAAAATATATGAAATGAATCTAAAGCACCTCATGCAATGAAATCTTTGTTTTTTGGAACGAACGGGCACGAGATTTTGCTTATTTCATTGATGGAGAAGAGAATAACAGCCGGCTAaccggaagaaaaggaaaattagTAAAGGTCCAGATGGGCAATATTGTTAAGGTTTTCAGTAATCGGTATGAAAGGTCTATTAATTTAGTAACTCGTGCTTTAATGATTGTACACGGTTTCTTTTGCTTTTCAGTTTTACTTCTAAATTCTGGGATGTAAGAAAGCAAAAGCTGTGATCGTCACTACACGCAACGGACAAATGTCTCACTGGAAACCGACGAATAATCTGGGAATGTGAATACGAATAAATAAATTTTGAAAGGGGgcaagagaaaaaatgaacttgGATTTTATGCTATCCTGCCTACTGCCCTACGGTGTGGTCTTAGTAAAATTTTACACGAGGTTCATGACTCCTACAACTGCAAGGCCTTATACAGTCTTCATGGTCAGGTCTACTTGCCACTTTTATTTTGTACCCCCATGCAGTCTTTTGGCACCGGTTTTATACATGGTTGTGATGTGTTGAAAGGTAAAGATCCCTTGGTTTTGCTCGGTTCTTTTTTTTAAGTGGTCGACCAACTTTAAGTTCGTGATAAGTGGTCATCAGAGCATATGAATACGAACCTAGAATTAGAGATTGTTGGTAAAGCTAGAGCAAGTGCGTCCAGATCTAGCGACGACGCACACGTCGGTTGGGAAAGGTACGGTGAATCGCATGAGAAAGGAGATCGAGGGAGTCGACGGTTTCAGAGTTTATAAGCATCACGCCTAAGAGGCGCTAATACTCTTTTTATGGCCACGGAATGAATCCATGTCGTCACACTGCAGCCAGGAGAAACGAAGCCGGCCTCTGGccaaggaagctgacgagcagcGCATTGTACATGCACGCGTGTACGTGATGATGATGTGCGTCCcacccgatcgatcgatcgggtcATGGGGGGCGGGCGATCGGCGGCCAATGGCCCAACGCAATTATGCAATCGGGGACGAACACGAGACGACAATGCAGGCAGCCCGGCGCGCAACCCCACCGTACCCATCAGCCGTGCCATGCATGCACATCGCCGATAACAGAATGGCGCTGCTTGTCGTCATCAAGCGCCGGCGGCCATCGCAGATAACTTTCACATtctgaattttgaaaaaaaataattgtaaAAAAATGGATCCTTTCTCATGGCACGGCAACATTTAGCGCCGTGGTTGAATTTGAATAGCAAACCATACCCTATGGTGTCCCAGACGAACTTAGAGATTTCTACTCTACTATACTACGACATGGCAGGTAGCACCACGCCAAAATATAATTATTCACCATTTCAACTACATACGTAGCCAGGTTGCGAAAAATATCGACCTTCAAATTAAAATATTTATCCAAAAATCAGGTTGTGaagaattaaaaaaacaaaatggatTGTATAGGTACACAGGTCGTAGTAAGGCAGACGATATAAAAACATAAAGTGAGCATGGACAAAGCGATCTGATCGAGGTGGCCAGATGATACAATACATACTGGCCATGATAATACATGGCAGGCCTGCTAACGCCGCGCCAGTTAAAGATACCAGGTCATCCTTCATTCAAATCAGAATTCTTGCATGCATCGATAATGTGATGCTTGCTACATTAAATTAACAATTAAAACAACCAATCTTACAGTTCTTGCAAGATAAAATATTGCGCGCACAAAAGCAAGATGAATTagaaaaagaagagaaacaaAACTGCGACAACAGCAACTCCTGATCACAGATACATGACCAAACTATTGGAGTAATCTAAGAAACCAAGTCATCTTGCCTTCATACTAAGTATTCTGCTTTGGAGGTACAGTGCTCCACTGCTAGCTGCTACCCCTATCTGAATGGAGTATAAATGCTAGGTACAGGGGTATTTGGTAGCACTccactctagaaaaaaaaaagcttcacTCCACCAAGTTGCGTCGACTCCAACACCACAATAGGATGAAGCTGGCTCCAAGGATGCAAACATCACCACGGTCGACCCCAAGATCGAGAAGAAGGCTGATGAAAATGCTAGAGCCAAGCCACGGCAAGGGGAGCTACCCAGGGATGACCCGCTGCCAGAGAGGTCCACCGAGGAGATTGACCTTGGTGTGATTCATGAAGAATCTAACCCTAAGGACTTCTCCAACACGGATGTGGGAGAGGATGCGGTGCGCGATAAGGAAGACCTTTACAAGTTGTGGAAAATGTCCCTAGACGCCAACGAGCTGCTATTTTTAAGTGCATTTGCTGACTTGTGTTTAAATCTAAGTTTCCTTGCAGAACTCTGAATGTTGAAGTGTAAACAAAATCTGGCCGCCTACGTGCGGAAGAGGATGAAAGGGACTCAACGGGCTAAGTATTATCCTCTGAAGGCAGAGTGCCTTGAGGCCGAGCTTAAAAAAGCCAAGGAGGATGCCGCCGACCAGCTCCTGCAGAGGGACTTGGAGAAGGTTGTTCTGGCTTCACAGATGAAAGGTAAGTTGTGCTGACTTGCTTACTTAGCTTTTGGCCTTGTAATCTTGATATTGATGTACACCTGTTTGGGTAAGCAGATGGCACGATGAGGGAGCAGAGACTCCAGCGGTACCTCAAGGAGTGCGAAGACTTCGATGCACACCTTCAGTAGGAGCATGACATGGCAATAAAGTGTGAGTATGCAGTATCGCAGAAGCTGGCCTACAAAGATAATGCGCGCAAGGAAACCGAGTGCTGCTTAGAGGCTGCTATAAGTAATCTTCAAAATGACCAACGTGTAATTGCAGGGCTAGAGATAGAGCTGGAAGAAGGCGGgcggctatgtgatggacatggtccaaccgaACGCCGACTCAACTGTGCCAACGCCACTGCTGGATCGCCTCAAGGCTGCACCAGGTCAGCTCAAGGCACTGCTGAAGGACATTGCAGTAGAATGCATCAAGAACGCCTTCACTCTGGTAGCGTCGCACTTCCCCAAGTTGGCTTTGGAACGCGCTGTGACAAGAGTCGCAGCCGACTTCAACGTGGATTGTATTCCAGAGCTGGCTGAGCAGTACCATGATGTGGCGTAAACCATTGTAAATAACTTGGACTTGTAGGAAAAAACTTTGAGATGTATCAAACTATGTGATGAAACGAATAATGTAATATTCTTAATCATATGTGGTGAAAGCaaactccatccctcccttggtgtatacgacaggacaGTGTGTAGCTGAGGCCTATAGCCACTAAGCACCTAGCCTCACCTAACCAACATCCTGCTGAGATcggatctcaagcttgtaggaAGAGTGAATgcgaggttgtctaggtttcacaAGCTAGGACGCCGACCACATGAGTTAGTCGTATagccttgagagggggaggagagaaatGTGGGACCCAGAGGTTGGCGTCAGGGGAAGCCCCTGAGCTTATGAGCGAGCGGGCTGTTGAACAGGTCAGGCAGCCCTCGAGCGTCAGGGATAGCTTGGGAAGGAGAATAGTAAGGTAGTAGGTACGCAAAAGAACCACAAAGGTTTTATTTATAGAGGGGAAACAGAGTGCATAGCTTTTTATATCTAGGGGTAAAAGCGCCataggtgctcgatgttccatggattggggacgCCGGAGCCATCTGCCCATTGGAGTCAGtaggtgcctggctggatgaTTTCTTTGACGATGGAGGGGCCCTCCCAGGGGGCAGCCAACTtatgcatgtccttggtggactggacaCGGTGAAGCACCATGTCACCAACATTTAAGGAGCGTTCCTTGACATTCTGATCGTGGTAGCGCCGTATCTGCTACTCATGacgtgcatgctggatgagggccACCACGCGATGCTCTTCAAGACTGTCGATGTCAACTCGCTAACTTTTTTCTGCCTCACCTTCCTTGTAGTACTGGATGCATGGGGTGCCAAAGGCCACGTCGAAGGGCAGGACGGTCTCTGAACCGTACACCATaaagaaaggggtgtagccgGTAGGCCGACTCTTCTATATTCGTAGGCCccagatgacatggggtagctcgtGTAGCCAGTTGGTGGTATATTTGGACGTATCGTCAAAGATTCATGACTTGAGGAACtagaggaccatcccatttgcACGTTCGACCTGACTGTTGCAGCGCGGGTGCGCTACCAAGGAGTAGTATACGTCGATGAGGTTGTCCTAGCAGAAATCCCAAAACTCGGAGCCTGCGAACTGCGTGCCAAGGTCGGTTATGATTCtgtttggcactccaaagcggTGCATAATTTCCTCCACGAACTGAGCAGCTTTAGCCGACTCGATGCTGGTaacagccttgacctcaatccacttggtgaatttgtcgactACCACGAAGATGTGTGTGTAGCCACCCAGAGCAGTCTTGAAGGATCCTACCATGTCCAGCCCCCAACATGTGAAAggccaggatggtgggatgtTGCACAGGGCCTGAGCTGGAAGGTGTTGGTGCTTgaagaagaattgacaccctttgcacctttaGACGAGCTCCTTTGCGTCGGCTACCActgttggccagtagaaaccagAGCGCAAGGCTTTGCCGACCAAAGTACCCAAGGCGGCATGGTTGCCACATGTGCCCGAGTGGATTTCATGCAAGAGTTCAATGCCCTCGCTACGTAGAATGCATTTCATCAGGATCCCTGTGGATGcagctttcctgtagagctcctTGCCGATGACAACGTAGTTTGCACTATGccgagctaatttttcatgTTTTATCTTGTCCTTAGGCGCCATCTGATCaatgatcaaggctatgaacagGGCACGCCAGTCTTCTTctacctcaatcatcatgacgtcAGTGGGTTTTGGGTCGGCCGGAGCCTGGGTGCCAGAGTTGTTGACATGGTCCGGGTCCTGGattttgatggaaggtttccAGAGATCTTGTATGAATATGCTAGCTGGAACCTGCGCGTGTTTGGAGCCGAGCTTGGACAGGACATCGGCGGTGACATTGTGGTCCTTGGGGACATGatggaactcaagaccgtcaaaGTGGGCCTCAAGCTTATGGAT containing:
- the LOC117861759 gene encoding DNA replication complex GINS protein PSF3 isoform X1, coding for MNPPPCFTQKTRKEIQADAACVDLRVRCPYFYELGCKIVPLVNDKSIGIFLRYAFTSRYKEVLSKSHSSSTMTVPKFVPRLTKEETRVFESARESMAAFKKWRAGGVRLQKATILGRKRKTKLLDGPSTP
- the LOC117861759 gene encoding DNA replication complex GINS protein PSF3 isoform X2, with the translated sequence MNPPPCFTQKTRKEIQADAACVDLRVRCPYFYELGCKIVPLVNDKSIGIFLRYAFTSRYKEVLSKSHSSSTMTVPKFVPRLTKEETRGNQWLLSRNGVLVV